In one window of Candidatus Sulfotelmatobacter sp. DNA:
- a CDS encoding RNA polymerase sigma factor RpoD/SigA: MNAPELLNFRARLDGALALARRRGALTPAEYEALLLDPLFDAGEFATFRESLRGAGLGLPDAEDDGEPTDEAPAGSGPPRDVLDLYLAEIGRFRLLEHAELLELAARARRGDAAARRGMILANLRLVVHIARAYRNRGLDLQDLIAEGNLGLIQAVDRFEPERGLRFSTYAAIWIRQSILRGVAEQSRAVRIPVQMFQQVNRFVRIERMLRARLAREPGLPEIAGELNISLLRAQRLAGLVAGIRSLDEGSSAEAFDQLSAESLGERPLSVEEVVEQQLQSEQVDRLLRSLSAREEQILRLRYGFLDGADRTLAETGQHFGITRERVRQIEARALEKLRRAIELEELDRSSGGVAH; encoded by the coding sequence ATGAACGCTCCCGAGCTGCTGAACTTCCGCGCGCGCCTCGATGGCGCTCTGGCCCTGGCGCGGCGCCGCGGCGCGCTCACGCCCGCCGAGTACGAGGCGCTGCTGCTCGACCCCCTTTTCGACGCCGGTGAGTTCGCGACCTTCCGGGAGTCGTTGCGCGGGGCCGGGCTGGGGCTACCCGACGCGGAAGACGATGGGGAGCCCACCGACGAGGCGCCGGCCGGAAGCGGGCCGCCGCGCGATGTGCTCGATCTCTATCTCGCCGAGATCGGCCGCTTCCGGTTGCTCGAACACGCCGAGCTGCTCGAGCTCGCGGCACGTGCCCGGCGCGGTGATGCCGCGGCGCGGCGGGGGATGATCCTCGCCAACCTGCGCCTGGTGGTTCACATCGCGCGCGCCTACCGAAACCGGGGCCTCGACCTTCAGGACCTGATCGCCGAAGGCAACCTGGGCCTGATCCAGGCCGTGGATCGCTTCGAGCCCGAGCGCGGACTTCGCTTCAGCACTTACGCCGCGATCTGGATCCGCCAGTCGATCCTGCGGGGCGTGGCCGAGCAGAGCCGGGCGGTGCGCATCCCGGTGCAAATGTTCCAGCAAGTCAACCGGTTCGTACGGATCGAGCGCATGCTGCGCGCCCGACTCGCGCGCGAGCCCGGGCTACCGGAGATCGCCGGCGAGCTCAACATCTCCCTGTTGCGGGCCCAGCGCCTGGCCGGGCTGGTCGCCGGCATCCGCTCGCTCGACGAGGGCTCGAGCGCCGAGGCTTTCGATCAGCTCTCGGCGGAATCGCTGGGCGAGCGCCCGTTGTCGGTCGAGGAGGTGGTGGAGCAGCAGCTTCAGAGCGAGCAAGTCGACCGGCTGCTCCGCTCACTCAGCGCTCGCGAGGAACAGATCCTGCGGCTACGCTATGGATTCCTCGACGGGGCGGACCGCACCCTCGCCGAGACCGGCCAGCACTTCGGCATCACCCGCGAGCGCGTGCGTCAGATCGAGGCTCGCGCGCTGGAGAAGCTGCGCCGCGCGATCGAGCTCGAGGAGCTCGATCGATCGAGCGGAGGCGTGGCACATTGA
- a CDS encoding adenine phosphoribosyltransferase, with amino-acid sequence MLDLTRFIRDVPDFPRKGVLFKDITPLLLDPEALAESIRRLAATTERPEAVVAIESRGFVFGTGLALHWGVPLIPARKFGKLPGKTVRQVYSLEYGEDALEIHAGDLKAGQRVVVVDDLLATGGTAAATLELVRQLGARVQAVLFLIELRGLGGRGKLQPVPVEALLTYDVQE; translated from the coding sequence GTGCTCGACCTGACGCGTTTCATTCGCGATGTTCCCGATTTTCCGCGCAAGGGAGTCCTGTTCAAGGACATCACGCCGCTGCTCCTCGATCCCGAGGCGCTGGCGGAATCCATCCGGCGGCTGGCGGCGACCACCGAGCGCCCCGAGGCGGTGGTGGCGATCGAATCGCGCGGATTCGTGTTCGGCACCGGACTGGCTCTGCACTGGGGCGTGCCGCTGATTCCCGCGCGTAAGTTCGGCAAGCTCCCGGGCAAGACCGTGCGCCAGGTCTATTCGCTCGAATACGGCGAAGACGCGCTGGAGATCCATGCCGGCGACCTGAAGGCCGGCCAGCGCGTGGTGGTGGTGGATGACCTGCTCGCCACCGGCGGCACCGCGGCCGCGACCCTCGAGCTGGTGCGTCAGCTCGGCGCCCGCGTTCAGGCCGTCCTCTTCCTGATCGAGTTGCGGGGATTGGGAGGGCGCGGCAAGCTGCAGCCCGTCCCAGTCGAGGCGTTGCTCACGTACGACGTTCAGGAATAG
- a CDS encoding DinB family protein, with protein sequence MPAARASARKPRPAIRRDRRPAPPRTEVRRLLDLFDRAWSGPAWHGPAVEEALAGVTAAEAAARPVPRAHTIGELVLHMATWKRAVASRLRGVPCAPSDRENFPPFEARDWKRARARLAAEHRSLRAAILELEPAGLAQPAVPGGSPRYLQAHGIAQHDLWHAGQIMILRRALERSRRG encoded by the coding sequence ATGCCGGCGGCCCGCGCGAGTGCGCGCAAGCCCCGGCCGGCGATCCGTCGCGACCGGCGGCCGGCGCCGCCGCGCACCGAAGTGAGGCGGCTGCTCGACCTGTTCGATCGCGCCTGGTCCGGGCCCGCGTGGCATGGCCCGGCGGTCGAGGAGGCGCTGGCCGGCGTCACGGCCGCAGAGGCCGCCGCGCGCCCGGTGCCACGGGCTCACACCATTGGCGAGCTGGTGCTCCACATGGCCACCTGGAAGCGGGCCGTCGCGAGCCGGCTTCGCGGAGTTCCGTGCGCCCCGTCCGATCGCGAGAACTTTCCGCCCTTCGAGGCCCGCGACTGGAAACGCGCGCGGGCGAGGCTCGCGGCCGAACATCGCTCGCTCCGGGCCGCGATCCTCGAGCTCGAGCCCGCCGGACTCGCGCAGCCGGCCGTGCCCGGGGGATCGCCCCGCTACCTTCAGGCCCACGGGATCGCGCAGCACGATCTGTGGCACGCCGGCCAGATCATGATCCTGCGCCGCGCGCTCGAGCGCTCGCGCCGGGGCTGA
- the pepF gene encoding oligoendopeptidase F translates to MSARIPFLALAATALLVAAPRAFAVERSQVAHQYKWDLTALYPSEAAWQSARTAIEKRIPGMEKFHGHLGASAESLYLALSYQMDLNRDLERLSTYASQINDEDQRIARHGAMKQTAEQLNVKFGAASSYMNPELLAIGAGRIRGFIGSDARLKPYRQYLENILRAAPHTLSAPEEAIIAKAGAMSNQGQDIRDVFKNAEMPYPTIKLSTGESVRLDDAAYTLYRALPNRADRDSVFQAFWGAHHDFQGTIGAALNAEVQAHVFYKDVRKYASCLEAATFGDNIPTRVYKQLIADVHANLPTLHRYLKLRQRMMGLKQLKYSDIYAPIVKDVDLHYTQQQAMDLVLGAVAPLGQAYVDTLRHGYTRGWVDWMPNTGKASGAYSTGAYGVHPYQLMNFTGLYEEVSTLAHESGHSMHTFLADTHQPYVSHSYATFVAEVASTLNENLLLHYMLSRTQDKATRLFLLGTYLDGLRGTLFRQTQFAEFELKIHELAERGESLTGERMSQIYLDIVRQYYGHDRGVCQVDPVIAYEWAYIPHFFYNFYVYQYATSVVASTAIANGIRDEAKLDPPGTRRRDAYLRMLSSGSSKYPIDLLKDAGVDMTTSAPFQAAIREMNAVMDQMEQLLK, encoded by the coding sequence ATGTCCGCCCGAATCCCGTTCCTCGCGCTCGCCGCCACGGCGCTGCTGGTCGCGGCGCCGCGGGCGTTCGCCGTCGAGCGCTCGCAGGTCGCCCATCAGTACAAGTGGGACCTCACCGCCCTCTATCCCTCGGAAGCCGCATGGCAGTCGGCGCGGACCGCGATCGAAAAGCGCATTCCGGGCATGGAGAAATTCCACGGGCACCTGGGAGCCTCGGCGGAAAGTCTCTATCTCGCGCTCAGCTACCAGATGGACCTCAACCGCGACCTCGAGCGGCTCTCGACGTATGCGAGCCAGATCAACGACGAGGATCAGCGCATTGCCCGCCATGGGGCCATGAAGCAGACCGCCGAGCAGCTCAATGTGAAGTTCGGCGCCGCTTCCTCGTACATGAACCCCGAGCTGCTGGCGATCGGTGCCGGCAGGATCCGCGGCTTCATCGGCTCCGACGCGCGGCTCAAGCCCTACCGGCAGTATCTGGAGAACATCCTGCGCGCCGCGCCGCACACCCTGAGCGCGCCCGAGGAAGCGATCATTGCCAAAGCCGGCGCGATGTCGAACCAGGGCCAGGACATCCGGGACGTGTTCAAGAACGCCGAGATGCCCTACCCCACGATCAAGCTCTCGACCGGGGAATCGGTGCGGCTCGATGATGCCGCTTATACGCTCTATCGGGCCCTGCCCAACCGCGCCGATCGCGATTCGGTGTTCCAGGCGTTCTGGGGCGCCCACCACGACTTTCAGGGGACGATCGGCGCCGCGCTCAACGCCGAGGTCCAGGCCCACGTCTTCTACAAGGACGTGCGCAAGTACGCGAGCTGTCTCGAGGCCGCGACCTTCGGCGACAACATTCCAACCCGCGTCTACAAGCAGCTGATCGCCGACGTCCACGCCAATCTGCCCACGCTTCACCGCTACCTGAAGCTCCGGCAGCGCATGATGGGGCTCAAGCAGCTCAAGTACTCCGACATCTATGCGCCGATCGTGAAGGACGTGGACCTGCACTACACGCAGCAGCAGGCGATGGACCTGGTGCTCGGAGCGGTGGCGCCCCTCGGTCAGGCCTACGTCGACACCCTGCGCCACGGCTACACCCGGGGCTGGGTGGATTGGATGCCGAACACCGGGAAGGCTTCGGGCGCCTACAGCACCGGCGCCTACGGCGTCCATCCCTATCAGCTCATGAACTTCACCGGCCTCTACGAGGAAGTCTCGACGTTGGCGCACGAGTCAGGGCACTCGATGCACACCTTTCTCGCCGACACGCACCAGCCCTACGTCTCGCACAGCTACGCCACCTTCGTCGCCGAAGTGGCGTCGACGCTCAACGAGAATCTGCTGTTGCACTACATGCTGAGCCGCACCCAGGACAAGGCCACGCGCCTGTTCCTGCTGGGCACCTATCTCGACGGCCTGCGCGGCACGCTGTTTCGCCAGACCCAGTTCGCCGAGTTCGAGCTGAAGATCCACGAGCTGGCGGAGCGCGGCGAGTCTCTGACCGGCGAACGGATGAGCCAGATCTACCTCGACATCGTCCGGCAGTACTACGGCCACGACCGGGGCGTGTGCCAGGTGGATCCGGTCATCGCCTACGAGTGGGCCTACATCCCCCACTTCTTCTACAACTTCTACGTCTACCAGTACGCGACCAGCGTCGTGGCATCGACCGCGATCGCGAACGGGATTCGAGACGAGGCGAAGCTCGATCCGCCAGGCACGAGACGGCGCGACGCCTATCTCCGCATGCTCTCGTCGGGATCCTCGAAGTACCCGATCGACCTCCTCAAGGACGCCGGCGTGGACATGACCACCTCGGCCCCGTTCCAGGCGGCGATCCGCGAGATGAACGCGGTGATGGATCAGATGGAGCAGTTGCTGAAGTAG
- the dut gene encoding dUTP diphosphatase — protein sequence MERLEVLIQRLPHARDLPLPAYETSGAAGLDVRAAVDQPVTIEPGAIARIPTGFALEVPAGFEMQIRPRSGLASRLGLTLANSPATIDSDYRGEVVIALIHHGGEPMVIERGMRIAQMVLARVPRVSWQEVDELTPSSRGTGGFGHTGIA from the coding sequence ATGGAGCGACTCGAGGTCCTGATCCAGCGGCTGCCGCACGCCCGCGATCTGCCGCTTCCGGCGTACGAGACCAGCGGCGCCGCCGGTCTCGACGTGCGCGCGGCGGTCGACCAGCCGGTCACGATCGAGCCCGGCGCGATCGCCCGGATTCCAACCGGCTTCGCGCTCGAGGTGCCCGCGGGCTTCGAGATGCAGATCCGGCCCCGCTCCGGCCTGGCTTCGCGACTCGGACTCACGCTGGCCAACAGTCCCGCCACCATCGACTCCGACTACCGCGGCGAGGTCGTGATCGCCCTGATCCATCACGGCGGCGAGCCGATGGTGATTGAGCGAGGCATGCGGATCGCCCAGATGGTGCTCGCGCGAGTGCCGCGCGTGAGCTGGCAGGAAGTCGACGAGCTGACACCGAGCTCGCGCGGCACCGGCGGGTTCGGGCACACCGGCATCGCCTGA
- a CDS encoding MFS transporter: MSQRHVHPWVFMILIVPFGAIFGFVSVAVGFTLTQAGVPVDRTAALIALGLLPHTWKFVWAPIADTTLTRKRWYVIASLLSAAGICATGAIRPDAAGLALLSAVVFTSNVAVTFLGMSVESLMAYGTPENLKGRAGGWFQAGNLGGQGIGGGAGLWLAQHLASSWIAAAIVAGACVACMFALRLVEEPESAHRHADLRVSLLHVGKDVWNVSRSRMGALALILCFLPIGSGAASNLWSAVASDWRASANTVAMVTGVLGGIVSAVGCVAGGLICDRMNRKTAYAAFGVLQAVCASAMALAPRTEATYVLFTLIYAFITGLTYAGFSAFVLEAMGLGAAATKYNLYASLSNMPIYYMTNMDGWAHQRWGPAGMLHFEAACGIAGLVAFGIVLALWPRARAGETAAAAPEPIG, encoded by the coding sequence ATGTCGCAGCGTCACGTCCATCCGTGGGTGTTCATGATCCTGATCGTTCCCTTCGGAGCGATCTTCGGATTCGTGAGCGTCGCGGTGGGCTTCACGCTCACCCAGGCCGGCGTTCCCGTGGATCGCACCGCCGCCCTGATCGCCCTCGGGCTCCTTCCCCACACCTGGAAGTTCGTCTGGGCGCCGATCGCCGACACCACGCTGACCCGTAAGCGCTGGTACGTGATCGCCTCGCTCCTGAGCGCCGCGGGCATTTGTGCCACCGGGGCGATCAGGCCCGACGCCGCCGGGCTCGCCCTCCTTTCGGCGGTAGTTTTCACCTCGAACGTCGCCGTCACCTTCCTCGGCATGTCGGTCGAGAGCCTGATGGCGTACGGCACGCCCGAGAATCTCAAGGGCCGCGCCGGCGGCTGGTTCCAGGCCGGCAACCTCGGCGGCCAGGGCATCGGCGGCGGGGCCGGCCTTTGGCTCGCCCAGCATCTCGCTTCCTCGTGGATCGCGGCGGCGATCGTGGCCGGCGCGTGCGTGGCCTGCATGTTCGCGCTTCGACTGGTGGAGGAGCCCGAGTCCGCTCATCGCCATGCCGATCTACGCGTCAGCCTGCTCCACGTCGGGAAGGATGTGTGGAACGTCTCGCGCTCGCGCATGGGCGCGCTGGCCCTGATCCTCTGCTTCCTCCCGATCGGTTCGGGAGCGGCCTCCAACCTGTGGAGCGCGGTGGCCTCGGACTGGAGGGCCTCGGCCAACACCGTGGCGATGGTGACGGGCGTGCTGGGCGGAATCGTCTCGGCGGTAGGCTGCGTCGCCGGCGGGCTGATCTGCGACCGAATGAACCGCAAGACCGCCTACGCCGCCTTCGGGGTGCTGCAGGCCGTGTGCGCCTCGGCCATGGCGCTCGCGCCGCGAACCGAAGCGACCTACGTCCTGTTCACGCTGATCTACGCGTTCATCACCGGCCTCACCTACGCCGGCTTCTCGGCGTTCGTGCTCGAGGCCATGGGACTCGGTGCCGCGGCGACCAAGTACAACCTCTACGCGTCGCTCTCCAACATGCCGATCTACTACATGACCAACATGGACGGCTGGGCGCACCAGCGCTGGGGCCCGGCCGGCATGCTGCACTTCGAGGCGGCCTGCGGCATCGCCGGCCTCGTGGCATTTGGGATCGTGCTGGCGCTATGGCCCAGGGCGAGAGCCGGCGAGACCGCGGCTGCGGCGCCGGAACCGATCGGCTAG
- a CDS encoding M20/M25/M40 family metallo-hydrolase: MSRSDYLEPPALEALTRELVAIPSMNPSLVEGEDTGESAVAEFARGWLEPRGVRAWLEAAAPGRPNVIAELGNAARPGLVLCAHIDTVGVTGMTIPPFAMSRRGDELHGRGTFDMKGAAAAIMCAAAALATERFEGHVMLALVADEEYASLGAYDFVKRHTASACVLTEASDHQLVLAHKGFVWAKVTCRGRAAHGSRWDLGVSAIARAARVVEALDRLDRQVLRTRIAPLVGPASLHCGQIAGGVGISTYAPSCEIRVERRTLPSEREHAVIAELRDTVRAADPEAEVEITLARPALECPSDSKIARCVREASRAERGMIPSDAGVSYWMDAAVFAAAGIPTVNYGPRGAGAHEDDEWVSLASITECARVYHRTALEFARATVAAEA, encoded by the coding sequence ATGTCGCGCTCAGACTACCTGGAACCTCCGGCGCTCGAAGCTCTGACCCGCGAGCTGGTCGCGATTCCCTCGATGAACCCGTCGCTGGTGGAGGGCGAGGACACCGGTGAATCCGCGGTGGCGGAGTTCGCGCGGGGCTGGCTCGAGCCGCGCGGCGTGCGCGCCTGGCTCGAGGCGGCGGCGCCCGGCCGGCCCAACGTGATCGCCGAGCTCGGCAACGCCGCGCGCCCGGGGCTGGTGCTGTGCGCCCACATCGACACGGTCGGGGTCACCGGGATGACGATCCCCCCGTTCGCGATGTCGCGCCGGGGCGACGAGCTGCACGGCCGCGGCACCTTCGACATGAAGGGCGCCGCGGCCGCGATCATGTGCGCGGCGGCGGCGCTGGCCACGGAGCGCTTCGAGGGCCACGTCATGCTGGCGCTGGTCGCCGACGAGGAGTACGCGAGCCTCGGCGCCTATGACTTCGTGAAGCGCCACACCGCCTCGGCGTGCGTGCTGACCGAAGCCAGCGATCACCAACTGGTGCTCGCGCACAAGGGATTCGTGTGGGCGAAGGTCACGTGCCGGGGTCGCGCCGCGCACGGCAGCCGCTGGGATCTCGGCGTGAGCGCGATCGCCCGGGCGGCGCGCGTGGTCGAGGCCCTCGATCGACTCGATCGCCAGGTGCTGAGAACTCGGATCGCCCCCCTGGTCGGGCCCGCCTCGCTCCACTGCGGCCAGATCGCGGGCGGCGTCGGCATCTCGACCTACGCGCCGAGCTGCGAAATCCGCGTCGAACGGCGGACGCTCCCTTCCGAGCGCGAGCACGCGGTGATCGCCGAGCTTCGCGACACGGTCCGCGCCGCCGACCCGGAGGCCGAAGTCGAGATCACGCTGGCGCGTCCGGCGCTCGAGTGTCCCTCCGATTCGAAGATCGCGCGCTGTGTGCGCGAGGCGTCGCGCGCCGAACGAGGCATGATCCCCTCCGACGCCGGGGTCTCTTACTGGATGGACGCCGCGGTGTTCGCGGCCGCCGGCATCCCCACCGTCAACTACGGCCCGCGCGGCGCCGGTGCGCACGAGGACGACGAGTGGGTGAGCCTCGCCTCGATCACCGAGTGCGCGCGCGTCTATCACCGCACGGCGCTGGAGTTCGCGCGGGCCACGGTGGCGGCTGAAGCCTAG
- a CDS encoding thioesterase family protein produces the protein MNSDPSTQRFEIQIQVAGEDIDELGHVNNVVYLAWVQRAAIAHWSAEATPAEKAEALWVVARHEIDYRHPARLGDRIVARTWVGTSTGRTFDRHTEIRRVEGDVLLARARTVWVPIEPSTGRPKSVSEGMRRRFSTRPEPGN, from the coding sequence ATGAACTCCGATCCTTCCACGCAACGCTTCGAAATCCAAATCCAGGTGGCCGGCGAGGACATCGACGAGCTGGGCCACGTGAACAACGTCGTCTACCTGGCCTGGGTCCAACGGGCGGCGATTGCCCACTGGTCCGCGGAGGCGACTCCGGCCGAAAAGGCCGAGGCGCTGTGGGTGGTGGCGCGGCACGAGATCGACTACCGGCATCCCGCGCGTCTCGGCGACCGCATCGTGGCACGCACCTGGGTGGGGACGAGCACCGGGCGGACCTTCGACCGCCACACCGAGATCCGCCGGGTCGAAGGCGACGTGCTGCTCGCGCGCGCACGCACCGTCTGGGTGCCGATCGAACCGTCGACCGGGCGGCCGAAGTCGGTGAGCGAGGGGATGCGCAGGAGATTTTCGACCAGGCCCGAGCCCGGGAACTAA
- a CDS encoding SAM-dependent methyltransferase — protein MTTTRPIENVSDTALWVALYRAMESERPDAHFRDPYARRLAGERGEEILRGIPGGKSLSWPMVVRTCLFDEILARLLGDPGLDAVLNLAAGLDARPWRMPLPPELRWADLDLPAMLEHKRQVMGHERPRCRYESVAVDLREPGPRREALARLTSGAGRVLAMCEGLLVYLDREEVAALAADLHAAGIRWWLIDLASPMALQFMQKRWAKSVHEGGAQFKFGPPEGTRFFEASGWREVEFRSTWDESARLKRQMAFAWAWRFLGRFSPPERREMWRRFSGTVLLERT, from the coding sequence ATGACGACCACCCGTCCGATCGAAAACGTTTCCGACACCGCGTTGTGGGTCGCGCTCTATCGCGCCATGGAGAGCGAGCGACCCGATGCGCATTTCCGCGATCCGTACGCGCGCCGGCTGGCCGGCGAGCGCGGCGAGGAGATCCTGCGCGGCATCCCCGGCGGGAAATCGCTGTCGTGGCCGATGGTGGTGCGCACCTGTCTGTTCGACGAGATCCTCGCGCGGCTGCTCGGGGATCCGGGGCTGGACGCGGTGCTGAATCTGGCCGCCGGGCTCGACGCGCGGCCTTGGCGGATGCCGCTTCCGCCCGAGCTCCGTTGGGCGGATCTCGATCTGCCCGCGATGCTCGAACACAAACGCCAGGTCATGGGACACGAGCGTCCCCGCTGCCGCTACGAATCGGTGGCCGTGGATCTGCGCGAGCCTGGACCGCGGCGTGAGGCTCTGGCGCGCCTGACGAGTGGTGCCGGGCGCGTGCTGGCGATGTGCGAGGGGCTGCTCGTCTACCTCGATCGTGAGGAAGTGGCGGCGCTCGCCGCCGACCTCCATGCCGCCGGGATCCGCTGGTGGCTGATCGATCTGGCTTCTCCGATGGCGCTCCAATTCATGCAGAAGCGCTGGGCGAAGTCGGTGCACGAAGGCGGCGCGCAGTTCAAGTTCGGGCCCCCCGAAGGGACGCGCTTCTTCGAGGCCAGCGGCTGGCGCGAGGTGGAGTTCCGTTCGACCTGGGACGAGTCCGCGCGCCTCAAGCGCCAGATGGCGTTCGCCTGGGCCTGGCGCTTCCTCGGCCGCTTCTCTCCGCCCGAGCGCAGAGAGATGTGGCGGCGATTCTCGGGCACGGTGCTGCTCGAGCGGACTTAG
- a CDS encoding AgmX/PglI C-terminal domain-containing protein, with amino-acid sequence MATMTAEVYRRPQFGAPDDLFRRCLIASGISGALFLVIVLLAPMRKVVITSIDQLPPRFARLIVEKPKPLPEPITAGPSTALHPGGSGGGGSEAAKPGLQGPPPPVGHRPGPGPALAPSAGTAGRALAQRVVTSQLTGATAALEKSLAGLSTSLQSSAVSPYASGIPARRSRVIGTGRTEAQLTHVSAGSVGDAGSADLKGSKVEGTWISIGSLSSVGSGLGGGEGGSSGGGSGNGYGSGSGSGIGPGSGGGFGGGNGGGYGSGVGSGVGNGSGPGTKGGAAPGVYRSNASLLAVVQRYSAGIQYCYSNELKHHEGLRGKLVVALTVAASGEVIYANVVSNTLGSEALASCALSQIRDWKFPAIPEGVTSFQVPFVFTPPN; translated from the coding sequence ATGGCCACCATGACCGCTGAAGTCTATCGCCGGCCTCAGTTCGGCGCTCCCGACGACCTGTTCCGCCGGTGTCTGATCGCGTCGGGAATCTCGGGCGCGCTGTTCCTGGTGATCGTTCTGCTGGCCCCGATGCGCAAGGTGGTGATCACCAGCATCGATCAGTTGCCGCCGCGATTCGCCAGGCTGATCGTCGAGAAGCCCAAGCCGCTCCCGGAACCGATCACCGCCGGCCCCAGCACCGCGCTCCATCCCGGTGGCTCGGGCGGCGGCGGCTCCGAAGCGGCGAAACCCGGCCTCCAGGGCCCGCCTCCCCCGGTCGGGCATCGGCCCGGCCCAGGTCCGGCCCTGGCTCCGAGCGCCGGCACCGCCGGACGCGCGCTCGCTCAGCGCGTCGTGACCTCACAGCTCACCGGCGCCACCGCGGCGCTCGAGAAGTCGCTGGCCGGACTCTCGACCTCGCTGCAGTCGTCGGCGGTGTCGCCGTACGCCTCGGGCATCCCGGCGCGCCGTAGCCGCGTGATCGGGACCGGCCGTACCGAGGCCCAGCTCACGCACGTCTCGGCCGGCTCGGTGGGAGACGCGGGCAGCGCCGATCTCAAGGGCTCGAAGGTCGAAGGCACCTGGATCTCGATCGGCTCGCTGTCGTCGGTGGGCAGCGGCCTGGGCGGCGGCGAAGGCGGAAGCTCGGGCGGCGGGAGCGGCAACGGATACGGAAGCGGCTCCGGCAGCGGCATCGGACCGGGCTCGGGCGGAGGGTTCGGCGGCGGGAACGGAGGCGGCTACGGGAGCGGCGTCGGCAGCGGCGTGGGGAACGGCTCGGGGCCGGGCACGAAGGGTGGCGCGGCGCCGGGCGTCTATCGCTCGAACGCTTCGCTGCTCGCGGTGGTGCAGCGCTACTCGGCCGGCATCCAGTACTGCTACAGCAACGAGCTCAAGCACCACGAGGGGCTGCGCGGCAAGCTGGTGGTGGCCCTGACCGTCGCGGCTTCGGGCGAAGTGATCTACGCCAACGTCGTCTCCAACACGCTCGGTTCCGAGGCGCTCGCGTCCTGCGCTCTCTCCCAGATCCGCGACTGGAAATTCCCGGCCATCCCCGAGGGCGTCACCTCCTTCCAGGTGCCGTTCGTGTTCACGCCGCCGAACTGA
- a CDS encoding biopolymer transporter ExbD, which yields MRTRERRHKRRLIGAQGGGSVNLISMMDILTVLLLFLLKSYVSGEVMVPPPGVRLPNSTADQSPQTSLVVAIDDNQILLGGDRVASIPEVVNSPNMEIAPLAEQLQAASRQQDELARRRGEGEVKTRAATIQGDKEIEFRVLQKVMYTLNQNGYESIALAVLQKS from the coding sequence ATGCGAACCCGCGAGCGACGGCACAAGCGGCGCCTGATCGGCGCCCAGGGCGGCGGCAGCGTCAACCTGATCTCGATGATGGACATCCTCACCGTGCTGCTCCTGTTCCTGCTCAAGAGCTACGTATCGGGCGAGGTGATGGTGCCCCCGCCGGGTGTCCGGCTGCCCAATTCGACTGCGGACCAGAGCCCGCAGACCTCGCTGGTGGTGGCGATCGATGACAACCAGATCCTGCTCGGGGGCGATCGGGTCGCCTCGATTCCGGAGGTGGTGAACAGTCCCAACATGGAGATCGCGCCGCTCGCGGAGCAGCTCCAGGCCGCGAGCCGGCAGCAGGACGAACTCGCGCGCCGGCGCGGCGAGGGCGAGGTCAAGACCCGCGCCGCCACCATTCAAGGCGACAAGGAAATCGAGTTCCGCGTGCTGCAGAAGGTGATGTACACGCTCAACCAGAACGGCTACGAGAGCATCGCGCTGGCGGTGCTCCAGAAGTCCTAG
- a CDS encoding biopolymer transporter ExbD, with amino-acid sequence MARRSRRRQRAKPHVAGEIELMPMMNVFISIIPLLLMSAAFVQVSVIQASLPSAEAVAAPANETPLDLTIFIRRDAYAVQGNGMGTLAYPRGDAAAAASQLSDALRDIVAAHPGTKEVRIVSEPTTRYEEIIQVMDIARAAGLPEAALADGVAEAS; translated from the coding sequence ATGGCGCGGCGTTCCCGGCGGCGCCAGCGCGCGAAACCGCACGTCGCGGGCGAGATCGAGCTGATGCCCATGATGAACGTGTTCATCTCGATCATCCCGCTGCTGCTGATGTCGGCGGCATTCGTCCAGGTCTCCGTGATCCAGGCCTCGTTGCCGTCGGCCGAGGCGGTCGCGGCGCCGGCCAACGAGACCCCGCTCGACCTCACCATCTTCATCCGGCGCGACGCCTACGCGGTTCAGGGCAACGGCATGGGCACGCTGGCCTATCCGCGCGGCGACGCGGCGGCCGCGGCCAGCCAGCTCTCCGATGCGTTGCGCGACATCGTCGCGGCCCATCCGGGGACGAAGGAAGTTCGGATCGTCTCGGAGCCCACCACGCGCTACGAGGAAATCATCCAGGTGATGGACATCGCGCGCGCCGCCGGGCTGCCCGAAGCGGCGCTCGCTGACGGCGTGGCGGAGGCTTCCTAA